One Solanum pennellii chromosome 10, SPENNV200 genomic region harbors:
- the LOC107002639 gene encoding protein SUPPRESSOR OF PHYA-105 1-like isoform X2 has translation MDTSKEEADANDVGANVLSRTRECDSGEPSMGKCTSTSHELPEGSTSASSGMLESDGMNRNVTSMKGPQLHGTSSYSLNSSRLTLEKLCSYKISEPASLRCSNSQKTIQKPQIQWQRFYQLGSGSRSLKGDGDPSSTDKAVQQLSSKELPSINLLALKMLKQASDKDIKEGSNAVSSQSTEDHNLIIPRNRLLPGSSQSKLLSTSSFSHFFANRSLKAKDVLPKGPALHKEVHTASTLQNKNDFEQASTGMVSSDVFSKQGANSNQASFSRSDHQRPTSTYNGFTLREWLNSTGSQINKAERIHIFRQIVKLIDIAHSEGNAFQDIRPSCFILLSPNGVKYIGSSVQIDSMYAVSRNTNGKRPSDMEMHANSNLGIKLQKVNVDVGLIRQQPESNARSCSRDEGTSFQAECLLESDINQLEKKWYTCPEELHHESLASSNIYSLGVLFFELLCCFESPAAHSTAMLNLQSRILPPNFLCQNPKEVGFCFLLLHPVPSSRPTTREILQSELIIGAEEVCKIDGVPSFIEKDDDPDSDVLLYFLVSLQEEKQNDTSKLLQRIECLEADIKDVEKREVLRHSDWVETDFYNMRQGSYLKHLNSADSISRSFSIPNMSNEKLMKNISQLESAYFCMRSQIQLAENDTIGRTDMDLLTSRDRLFQVSAKEAEPILKSVDRVGAFFEGICKYARYCKFEEYGRLRNGDLLNSINVICSLCFDYEEDYIAAAGVSKKIKIFEFASLLNESADLQYPVAEMSNISKLSCVSWNKYMRNYLASTDYDGVVKMWDASTGQEFSQHTEHQKRAWSVDFSQVNPTKFATGSDDCSVKVWNINERSSVDTIWNPANICCVQFSAYSSHLLAFGSADYKIYCYDLRHTRIPWCTLSGHEKAVSFVKFLDYGTLVSASTDNTLKLWDLKRTSLEGLSSNACSLTFKGHTNEKNFVGLSVLDGYIACGSESNECLLEKKI, from the exons ATGGACACGTCAAAGGAGGAAGCAGATGCAAATGATGTAGGTGCGAATGTGCTATCTAGAACGAGGGAGTGTGATTCTGGTGAACCATCAATGGGAAAGTGTACATCTACCAGTCATGAGTTGCCAGAGGGATCAACTTCTGCCAGTTCAGGGATGTTGGAGAGTGATGGAATGAACAGAAATGTAACGTCCATGAAGGGGCCTCAGCTCCACGGTACAAGCTCTTACTCATTGAATAGTTCAAGGCTCACACTTGAAAAGTTGTGTAGTTACAAAATTTCTGAGCCAGCTTCTCTTAGATGCTCCAATAGTCAAAAAACCATTCAGAAACCACAAATTCAGTGGCAACGTTTCTATCAATTGGGGTCTGGCTCTAGAAGTTTGAAGGGGGATGGAGATCCTTCATCCACGGACAAGGCTGTTCAGCAATTAAGTTCCAAGGAGTTGCCAAGTATAAATTTACTTGCGCTGAAAATGCTGAAGCAAGCATCCGACAAAGATATCAAAGAAGGCTCTAATGCAGTGTCTTCCCAATCAACAGAAGACCATAACCTAATTATTCCAAGAAATAGATTACTTCCGGGAAGTAGTCAATCAAAACTTTTATCCACTTCTAgcttttctcatttttttgcTAACCGATCTCTTAAAGCCAAAGATGTTTTACCAAAAGGACCTGCACTTCATAAAGAAGTTCATACTGCCTCTACTCTGCAGAATAAGAATGACTTCGAGCAAGCCTCCACAGGAATGGTATCATCTGATGTTTTTTCTAAGCAAGGTGCTAATTCTAATCAAGCATCTTTCAGTCGTAGCGATCACCAAAGACCCACTTCAACTTACAATGGATTTACCTTGAGAGAGTGGTTAAACTCGACGGGATCACAGATAAACAAAGCTGAGAGGATTCACATATTCCGGCAGATTGTGAAGTTAATTGATATTGCTCACTCTGAAGGAAATGCATTCCAGGATATACGGCCTTCCTGTTTCATTTTACTGTCACCTAATGGTGTTAAATATATTGGTTCATCTGTCCAGATAGACTCCATGTATGCTGTGAGCCGGAATACTAATGGGAAAAGGCCATCCGACATGGAAATGCATGCTAATAGTAACTTGGGTATAAAGCTGCAGAAGGTCAATGTGGACGTGGGCTTGATTAGACAGCAGCCTGAAAGCAATGCTCGTTCTTGTTCTCGTGATGAAGGCACATCATTTCAGGCAGAGTGTCTACTGGAGTCTGATATTAATCAATTAGAAAAGAAGTGGTACACTTGTCCTGAAGAACTCCATCACGAAAGCCTAGCATCGTCTAATATCTACAGTCTCGGGGTTCTTTTCTTTGAG TTGCTCTGCTGTTTCGAATCACCTGCAGCACATTCCACAGCCATGTTGAATTTGCAAAGTCGCATTCTCCCTCCAAATTTCCTTTGTCAAAATCCCAAGGAAGTTGGCTTTTGCTTTTTGCTGCTTCATCCTGTGCCTTCTTCTCGTCCAACAACAAG GGAAATCCTACAGTCTGAATTAATTATTGGAGCTGAAGAAGTATGTAAAATAGATGGTGTCCCATCATTCATTGAGAAGGATGATGACCCTGATTCAGACGTCTTGCTCTATTTCCTAGTTTCACTGCAGGAGGAAAAACAGAATGATACCTCCAAGTTATTACAAAGAATAGAGTGCCTAGAGGCTGATATCAAGGATGTTGAGAAAAGGGAGGTCCTTAGACATTCAGATTGGGTGGAAACTGACTTCTATAATATGCGGCAAGGATCCTACTTAAAACATCTCAATTCGGCTGACTCTATTTCTAGATCGTTTTCAATTCCAAATATGAGCAATGAAAAGCTGATGAAGAATATTTCTCAGCTTGAAAGTGCATACTTCTGCATGAGGTCCCAAATCCAACTTGCAGAAAATGATACAATAGGTCGAACAGACATGGATTTGTTGACGAGTCGTGACAGATTGTTCCAGGTTTCAGCAAAAGAGGCAGAGCCAATTCTAAAATCTGTTGATCGTGTTGGAGCCTTCTTTGAAGGTATTTGTAAATATGCTCGCTACTGCAAGTTTGAGGAATATGGGAGATTAAGAAATGGTGATCTTCTCAACTCTATAAACGTGATCTGCTCCCTCTGTTTTGATTATGAAGAGGACTATATAGCTGCAGCTGGTGtctcaaagaaaatcaaaatctttGAATTTGCTTCACTTTTGAATGAATCTGCGGATCTTCAATATCCTGTGGCTGAGATGTCAAACATATCTAAGCTTAGCTGTGTTTCGTGGAATAAATATATGAGGAACTATCTGGCTTCAACTGACTATGATGGCGTAGTCAAG ATGTGGGATGCAAGCACAGGTCAAGAATTTTCACAACATACAGAGCACCAGAAGAGGGCTTGGTCTGTTGATTTTTCTCAAGTGAATCCAACAAAGTTTGCCACTGGAAGTGATGATTGTTCTGTAAAAGTGTGGAATATTAATGAG AGGAGTTCTGTGGATACGATCTGGAATCCTGCCAACATATGCTGTGTGCAGTTTTCTGCTTACTCCTCTCATCTGTTGGCTTTCGGATCTGCTGATTACAAAATTTACTGCTATGATCTTCGCCATACTAGGATTCCGTGGTGCACATTATCTGGACATGAGAAGGCTGTTAGCTTTGTAAAATTCTTAGATTATGGTACCCTGGTTTCTGCATCCACAGATAACACGCTAAAGCTATGGGACCTAAAGAGAACAAGTTTGGAAGGATTGTCCTCAAATGCTTGCAGCTTGACATTCAAGGGACACACCAATGAAAAG AACTTTGTGGGATTATCAGTTTTGGATGGGTACATTGCATGTGGTTCTGAATCTAATGAG TGTTTGCTGGAGAAGAAAATCTAA
- the LOC107002639 gene encoding protein SUPPRESSOR OF PHYA-105 1-like isoform X1, which translates to MDTSKEEADANDVGANVLSRTRECDSGEPSMGKCTSTSHELPEGSTSASSGMLESDGMNRNVTSMKGPQLHGTSSYSLNSSRLTLEKLCSYKISEPASLRCSNSQKTIQKPQIQWQRFYQLGSGSRSLKGDGDPSSTDKAVQQLSSKELPSINLLALKMLKQASDKDIKEGSNAVSSQSTEDHNLIIPRNRLLPGSSQSKLLSTSSFSHFFANRSLKAKDVLPKGPALHKEVHTASTLQNKNDFEQASTGMVSSDVFSKQGANSNQASFSRSDHQRPTSTYNGFTLREWLNSTGSQINKAERIHIFRQIVKLIDIAHSEGNAFQDIRPSCFILLSPNGVKYIGSSVQIDSMYAVSRNTNGKRPSDMEMHANSNLGIKLQKVNVDVGLIRQQPESNARSCSRDEGTSFQAECLLESDINQLEKKWYTCPEELHHESLASSNIYSLGVLFFELLCCFESPAAHSTAMLNLQSRILPPNFLCQNPKEVGFCFLLLHPVPSSRPTTREILQSELIIGAEEVCKIDGVPSFIEKDDDPDSDVLLYFLVSLQEEKQNDTSKLLQRIECLEADIKDVEKREVLRHSDWVETDFYNMRQGSYLKHLNSADSISRSFSIPNMSNEKLMKNISQLESAYFCMRSQIQLAENDTIGRTDMDLLTSRDRLFQVSAKEAEPILKSVDRVGAFFEGICKYARYCKFEEYGRLRNGDLLNSINVICSLCFDYEEDYIAAAGVSKKIKIFEFASLLNESADLQYPVAEMSNISKLSCVSWNKYMRNYLASTDYDGVVKMWDASTGQEFSQHTEHQKRAWSVDFSQVNPTKFATGSDDCSVKVWNINERSSVDTIWNPANICCVQFSAYSSHLLAFGSADYKIYCYDLRHTRIPWCTLSGHEKAVSFVKFLDYGTLVSASTDNTLKLWDLKRTSLEGLSSNACSLTFKGHTNEKNFVGLSVLDGYIACGSESNEVYAYHRSLPMPITSYKFGSVDPSSGNDGESNGQFVSSVCWRRKSNMVVAANSTGCIKLLRLV; encoded by the exons ATGGACACGTCAAAGGAGGAAGCAGATGCAAATGATGTAGGTGCGAATGTGCTATCTAGAACGAGGGAGTGTGATTCTGGTGAACCATCAATGGGAAAGTGTACATCTACCAGTCATGAGTTGCCAGAGGGATCAACTTCTGCCAGTTCAGGGATGTTGGAGAGTGATGGAATGAACAGAAATGTAACGTCCATGAAGGGGCCTCAGCTCCACGGTACAAGCTCTTACTCATTGAATAGTTCAAGGCTCACACTTGAAAAGTTGTGTAGTTACAAAATTTCTGAGCCAGCTTCTCTTAGATGCTCCAATAGTCAAAAAACCATTCAGAAACCACAAATTCAGTGGCAACGTTTCTATCAATTGGGGTCTGGCTCTAGAAGTTTGAAGGGGGATGGAGATCCTTCATCCACGGACAAGGCTGTTCAGCAATTAAGTTCCAAGGAGTTGCCAAGTATAAATTTACTTGCGCTGAAAATGCTGAAGCAAGCATCCGACAAAGATATCAAAGAAGGCTCTAATGCAGTGTCTTCCCAATCAACAGAAGACCATAACCTAATTATTCCAAGAAATAGATTACTTCCGGGAAGTAGTCAATCAAAACTTTTATCCACTTCTAgcttttctcatttttttgcTAACCGATCTCTTAAAGCCAAAGATGTTTTACCAAAAGGACCTGCACTTCATAAAGAAGTTCATACTGCCTCTACTCTGCAGAATAAGAATGACTTCGAGCAAGCCTCCACAGGAATGGTATCATCTGATGTTTTTTCTAAGCAAGGTGCTAATTCTAATCAAGCATCTTTCAGTCGTAGCGATCACCAAAGACCCACTTCAACTTACAATGGATTTACCTTGAGAGAGTGGTTAAACTCGACGGGATCACAGATAAACAAAGCTGAGAGGATTCACATATTCCGGCAGATTGTGAAGTTAATTGATATTGCTCACTCTGAAGGAAATGCATTCCAGGATATACGGCCTTCCTGTTTCATTTTACTGTCACCTAATGGTGTTAAATATATTGGTTCATCTGTCCAGATAGACTCCATGTATGCTGTGAGCCGGAATACTAATGGGAAAAGGCCATCCGACATGGAAATGCATGCTAATAGTAACTTGGGTATAAAGCTGCAGAAGGTCAATGTGGACGTGGGCTTGATTAGACAGCAGCCTGAAAGCAATGCTCGTTCTTGTTCTCGTGATGAAGGCACATCATTTCAGGCAGAGTGTCTACTGGAGTCTGATATTAATCAATTAGAAAAGAAGTGGTACACTTGTCCTGAAGAACTCCATCACGAAAGCCTAGCATCGTCTAATATCTACAGTCTCGGGGTTCTTTTCTTTGAG TTGCTCTGCTGTTTCGAATCACCTGCAGCACATTCCACAGCCATGTTGAATTTGCAAAGTCGCATTCTCCCTCCAAATTTCCTTTGTCAAAATCCCAAGGAAGTTGGCTTTTGCTTTTTGCTGCTTCATCCTGTGCCTTCTTCTCGTCCAACAACAAG GGAAATCCTACAGTCTGAATTAATTATTGGAGCTGAAGAAGTATGTAAAATAGATGGTGTCCCATCATTCATTGAGAAGGATGATGACCCTGATTCAGACGTCTTGCTCTATTTCCTAGTTTCACTGCAGGAGGAAAAACAGAATGATACCTCCAAGTTATTACAAAGAATAGAGTGCCTAGAGGCTGATATCAAGGATGTTGAGAAAAGGGAGGTCCTTAGACATTCAGATTGGGTGGAAACTGACTTCTATAATATGCGGCAAGGATCCTACTTAAAACATCTCAATTCGGCTGACTCTATTTCTAGATCGTTTTCAATTCCAAATATGAGCAATGAAAAGCTGATGAAGAATATTTCTCAGCTTGAAAGTGCATACTTCTGCATGAGGTCCCAAATCCAACTTGCAGAAAATGATACAATAGGTCGAACAGACATGGATTTGTTGACGAGTCGTGACAGATTGTTCCAGGTTTCAGCAAAAGAGGCAGAGCCAATTCTAAAATCTGTTGATCGTGTTGGAGCCTTCTTTGAAGGTATTTGTAAATATGCTCGCTACTGCAAGTTTGAGGAATATGGGAGATTAAGAAATGGTGATCTTCTCAACTCTATAAACGTGATCTGCTCCCTCTGTTTTGATTATGAAGAGGACTATATAGCTGCAGCTGGTGtctcaaagaaaatcaaaatctttGAATTTGCTTCACTTTTGAATGAATCTGCGGATCTTCAATATCCTGTGGCTGAGATGTCAAACATATCTAAGCTTAGCTGTGTTTCGTGGAATAAATATATGAGGAACTATCTGGCTTCAACTGACTATGATGGCGTAGTCAAG ATGTGGGATGCAAGCACAGGTCAAGAATTTTCACAACATACAGAGCACCAGAAGAGGGCTTGGTCTGTTGATTTTTCTCAAGTGAATCCAACAAAGTTTGCCACTGGAAGTGATGATTGTTCTGTAAAAGTGTGGAATATTAATGAG AGGAGTTCTGTGGATACGATCTGGAATCCTGCCAACATATGCTGTGTGCAGTTTTCTGCTTACTCCTCTCATCTGTTGGCTTTCGGATCTGCTGATTACAAAATTTACTGCTATGATCTTCGCCATACTAGGATTCCGTGGTGCACATTATCTGGACATGAGAAGGCTGTTAGCTTTGTAAAATTCTTAGATTATGGTACCCTGGTTTCTGCATCCACAGATAACACGCTAAAGCTATGGGACCTAAAGAGAACAAGTTTGGAAGGATTGTCCTCAAATGCTTGCAGCTTGACATTCAAGGGACACACCAATGAAAAG AACTTTGTGGGATTATCAGTTTTGGATGGGTACATTGCATGTGGTTCTGAATCTAATGAG GTATATGCTTATCATAGATCTCTACCAATGCCAATTACCTCTTATAAATTTGGATCTGTTGATCCTAGCTCTGGCAATGATGGTGAGAGTAATGGGCAATTTGTTTCAAGTGTTTGCTGGAGAAGAAAATCTAATATGGTTGTTGCGGCAAACTCAACTGGATGTATAAAGCTGTTACGTTTGGTATGA